The following DNA comes from Enterocloster bolteae.
CATAAAGCGCACACATTACAAACATTGCAATACCACAGGTAATACCCATGATGGGGGCCGCATTCAAGCTGGTTCCCAGATATTCTGTGGCCACCAGGTTGGATAACTGCGGCGACCCCGGCAGACAGGTCATGGAAAAGGTAGAGGAACCCGCACTGAAACATATGACCGTCAGATGTCTGGGCAGGTTGGCTTTCTTTAACATAGTATACAGGATTGGCGCTGCTGCGTAAATCACCACAAATAAGCTGATGCCGCCGTAGGTCAGGATACCCACAATCACGATACCCACCAGCACCACATGTCCAATCCCAAACCACTCCGTAAACTTATTTCCAATTGCAGTGGCACAGCCGGATATATCCATTAGTTTTGCATAAAAAGCTGAACTTACAAAAAGAAGCATATAGCTGGTAAACGCACTTGCATATCCCGGCACAAAGCTGCCGGTAAATGTTTCATAGACCGGCATATGGTTAAAAATCACGGCAATCAATGCGCCTGCCATTGCTAACGGCAGTGCTCCCAGCCCTTTATAAGCAAAAACCATCAGAAAGATGATTGCCAGAATAAGTCCTATAACTCCTAACATCTCTTAATCCCCCAATTATTGTTTTTTTAACACATGGTCAACGTCTCTGCTGCCACGCGGTGTCACAGTCCTGAGCCAGGAACTTACCGCCGCTGCACTCCAGCACCACACCGTCTATATAGGAAGACATGTCTGATGCAAGGAAGAGCGCCACATTTGCTACCTCCTCCGGCTCCCCTGCCCTGTGCAGCGCAAAGTTCTTTGCCACGCGCTTTACATCCTCCTCGGTCCGTCCTGCCGCTGCCTGCATGGCCGTGTTGATGCTTCCTGGCGCCACCGCGTTTACACGGATTCCAAAAGGAGCAAATTCCGCGGCAGACATCCTGGTCAGGCCATTAATCCCATATTTGCTGGTACAGTATGCACTCCGGTACATAGGAGGCATCAGTCCGCCAAAGGAAGCCACGTTCACGATTACCCCGCCTCCCTGCTCCTTCATGACACGTCCCGCGGCCTGGGTTCCCACAAAGTAGGAATTCAGGTTGGTATTCATGATCCGGTTCCACTCCTCCAGTTCCAGTTCCAGTATGGATTTCACAACCGTTGTGGCCGTATTGTTAATCCAGATATCGATACGTCCCAAATCGTTCTTTACCTCTTCCACAAAAGCATAGAGCCTGTTGGAATCACTGACATCCACACTTCTTACATAAAGGTCAAACCCCTTCTCCTGAAATTCAGCCTTTGCTTTGTCAAGCTTTTCCTGGGACCTGGAACAGATGGCAACCCGGCATCCTTCTTTTGCAAACGCTTCAGCCATGGCATAACCAATTCCTTCGGAACCACCGGTGATTGCCACGACTTTTCCTGCTAAATTTAAATCCATACTTCCCTCCTCTAAGATTTTTGTCCTTATTTTTTTATATCAAGAGCCAGGCACGGGCCGACAATATTCCCAAATGCTGCCGCCAGCGTCAATTGGTCGGTATTTAATACCACGGCGGAGCACCCTTCCTCAATCACCTTTTTCACATCGGCGGCCGTCTGCCCTGCGGGTCCGGCGGACGGACAGGCCATAAAACCGATATTCCTTGCCCGGCAGCGTTCCATAACTTTTAAATAGGCCTCGTTTACCTCAGAAGTAAAGGTTCCATCCGCGTTCAGAGAGCCACAGGCCTGTCCATAATCTGCCTTCCCAAACATCACCATGTCCCGTCCTGGCTTTAACTCATCCAGGATCTCATCCAGGTGTCCAATTGCTTCCGGGTCCTCAATCATGGGTACAAATACCAGTTCCTGTACATGGTCTAAGTATTTCATCCAGTTCTTTGCCTCAAATCCGTCTGCATGGTTGGACCTGCAGCAGCTGGCATTGCCATATGGCGGATATCTGAGGGCCTCCTGAGCCATCCTGCATTCTGCCCCGCTGCGGATATGGGGCACCAGGACACCGCGGGCGCCCATCTCCATGTAATTTCTCATAAGATATGGAATCAGCTCCGGGACACGGACAAAGGGCACTACCTGATTCAGCTCCGCTGCCAGAATCAGTTTTTCCGTTGTCTCCCGCTCCATTCCTGTATGCTCATTGTCAATGACCACAAAATCAAAGCCCACGGTCCCGGCAATGTCCAGTACAGCAGTATCCCTTAAATAGTTAAAAAATCCCACAGGCGCTTTTCCTGCACTGACCTTTTCCAGAAAAGGATTTTTTTCAAATAAATCGCGCATATCCTACCTCCCACAAATCATTCATCAACCCGTACAAGATTCTGATAAAAACCAATCTTATGGTCGATGGTTGCCTGCAATTCCACACCGCTGATTTTTGCTATGATTACCGTAAAATGGGAAGGCTTGCTGGGATCGCCGGATGCCACCCTGGTACCCGGCATCAGATGTCCGCATACCGTATAATCTGCATTGCTGGCCACACAATGTGCATGGATATAGGGAGTTCCCGGTCCATACTCGCAGCCGACCATGGGCCATTTGTCCACCGGTCCTTCCCAGAGCCCGGGAATTGTCGGGAACATCCTCTCAACCACCGTGTCCGGAGTATCCCCCTCTGCGAGATTACACACCGTAGTGCCAATGGTGCCCTGCAGGCTGATCTCACATTTTCCATGCATGGTCCCGATGGATACATTTGTGGGACACAGTTTCGGGTTGATTGGGAAATGCTGATATGTAAAATCAACCGCGCTTCCGCTGCCGTCCAGAATAATGCCGGTCCTGATATCCTTCTCCCGGCAGATATCGTATAAGGCTTTCAGGATATCCTCACCAGGCTCAAATCTGGCGAAAACCACTTCCTCTATCTTTCCGCTTTCAATTAATCTTGCCATAATGCAATCTCCTTACTTTGATTTAGAATAAATTGCCTTCTGGGCCTCTGCCGCCTTCTCCAGCACAGGGTCAAAAAGCCGGTGCAGTGTCTCCTGGTCCGCAACCTCGCCAAGCACTTCAAAGGTATTCTCCCCCAGCTCTGCCGCCGTATAATCTGTTTCTCGCTCCAGATCGCTCATCAGAATTGGGTTGCCAGGCACGCGAAAGGTAACCCCATTGGCATAATTTGCATTCACGATTGTTCTGCGGTGCCGGACCTGGGGATGGTTTGCGACCGCTTCAAAATCATTAATTCTGCCATAAACACATTTCCCTTTAAACAGCATGTCAGCCACCTCATCGCTGTCGTACCGGCTGAATACCCGGTTCACCTCTGCGTCGATAGCCTTATAATCCGCCGCCCTCTGTGTCATGGTTGCCCATCCTTCATTGGCATACCACTGCGGCTGGTTCAATGCCTCGCAGAATGTCTTCCACTGCGCATCCGTTCCAACGGTAATCATCAGGGATTTTCCGTCCTTGCATTTATAGGCGCCAATAGGTGCGCTGGACGCGTAGCTGTTGCCCATGGGCCTCGGTACCTTACCCGTCATCAGGTAGGAACTGAACTGATTTTCCAGGCAGAAAATCAGGGAGTCCATCATTGACACATCCACCCTACGACCATGTCCAGTTTTCTGTGCTTCCAAAATTCCCATCAGCGTGCCGATGCACGCCATCAGTCCTCCGGAGTAATCCGCAATGGAACCCCCGCTCTTTACCGGTTCCCCGCCCTCAGGGCCGGTGATGCTCATCA
Coding sequences within:
- a CDS encoding SDR family NAD(P)-dependent oxidoreductase gives rise to the protein MDLNLAGKVVAITGGSEGIGYAMAEAFAKEGCRVAICSRSQEKLDKAKAEFQEKGFDLYVRSVDVSDSNRLYAFVEEVKNDLGRIDIWINNTATTVVKSILELELEEWNRIMNTNLNSYFVGTQAAGRVMKEQGGGVIVNVASFGGLMPPMYRSAYCTSKYGINGLTRMSAAEFAPFGIRVNAVAPGSINTAMQAAAGRTEEDVKRVAKNFALHRAGEPEEVANVALFLASDMSSYIDGVVLECSGGKFLAQDCDTAWQQRR
- a CDS encoding HpcH/HpaI aldolase family protein; this translates as MRDLFEKNPFLEKVSAGKAPVGFFNYLRDTAVLDIAGTVGFDFVVIDNEHTGMERETTEKLILAAELNQVVPFVRVPELIPYLMRNYMEMGARGVLVPHIRSGAECRMAQEALRYPPYGNASCCRSNHADGFEAKNWMKYLDHVQELVFVPMIEDPEAIGHLDEILDELKPGRDMVMFGKADYGQACGSLNADGTFTSEVNEAYLKVMERCRARNIGFMACPSAGPAGQTAADVKKVIEEGCSAVVLNTDQLTLAAAFGNIVGPCLALDIKK
- a CDS encoding PCC domain-containing protein — translated: MARLIESGKIEEVVFARFEPGEDILKALYDICREKDIRTGIILDGSGSAVDFTYQHFPINPKLCPTNVSIGTMHGKCEISLQGTIGTTVCNLAEGDTPDTVVERMFPTIPGLWEGPVDKWPMVGCEYGPGTPYIHAHCVASNADYTVCGHLMPGTRVASGDPSKPSHFTVIIAKISGVELQATIDHKIGFYQNLVRVDE
- a CDS encoding CaiB/BaiF CoA transferase family protein; translation: MSKPLEGFRILDFSQFMSGPMCTLLLSDFGAEVIKIENPPIGDNTRYGNIIDHEVSSHFATRNRGKKSIVLNMKDEAHKKLFLELVKTADAVIENYKPGTMEKFGINYEVLKEINPGIVFTSISGYGQDGPYASHAAFDQTVQAESGMMSITGPEGGEPVKSGGSIADYSGGLMACIGTLMGILEAQKTGHGRRVDVSMMDSLIFCLENQFSSYLMTGKVPRPMGNSYASSAPIGAYKCKDGKSLMITVGTDAQWKTFCEALNQPQWYANEGWATMTQRAADYKAIDAEVNRVFSRYDSDEVADMLFKGKCVYGRINDFEAVANHPQVRHRRTIVNANYANGVTFRVPGNPILMSDLERETDYTAAELGENTFEVLGEVADQETLHRLFDPVLEKAAEAQKAIYSKSK